One genomic segment of Musa acuminata AAA Group cultivar baxijiao chromosome BXJ3-3, Cavendish_Baxijiao_AAA, whole genome shotgun sequence includes these proteins:
- the LOC135632268 gene encoding uncharacterized protein LOC135632268 has protein sequence MIQNSREGEAFTEQGVDDKGQTSSRAWSALRNPRIVRVSRSFGGKDRHSKVTTIRGLRDRRIRLSVPTAIQLYDLQDKLGLNQPSKVVDWLINAAQHEIDKLPPLEMLQGDLTQFPQSVATPAFFGHTVPDDGEFLPRDKAHRLASSSSLATADIFNSNVVPRYVSNSLDVLMGSKEKEASKETRGVVLENSAVTYSPFYHLEPPNAYSSLAQSEAPHGYRPIAILASHMAQNMESKQYGHVQMASPASGSVPLRTSLHAGIPNLVVLQQNSSVFKHHPHDH, from the coding sequence ATGATCCAAAACTCAAGAGAAGGAGAAGCTTTCACCGAGCAAGGTGTTGATGATAAGGGTCAAACAAGTTCGAGAGCATGGTCGGCACTCAGAAATCCAAGAATCGTGCGAGTGTCAAGATCCTTTGGAGGAAAAGATAGACACAGCAAGGTGACAACTATAAGAGGTTTAAGGGATCGACGCATCAGGCTATCAGTGCCCACAGCAATCCAACTGTATGACCTTCAGGATAAGCTTGGTCTGAATCAACCCAGCAAAGTCGTGGATTGGCTGATCAATGCTGCTCAGCATGAGATCGATAAGCTTCCCCCACTGGAAATGCTGCAAGGAGATCTCACTCAGTTCCCTCAGTCTGTGGCAACTCCAGCTTTCTTTGGCCACACCGTTCCTGATGATGGTGAGTTTCTTCCCAGAGATAAAGCTCATCGATTAGCATCATCATCTAGTTTGGCAACTGCTGATATCTTTAACAGCAACGTTGTGCCAAGATATGTCAGTAACAGTTTAGATGTTCTTATGGGGAGCAAAGAAAAGGAAGCATCGAAGGAAACCCGTGGCGTTGTGTTGGAGAACAGTGCAGTCACTTACAGTCCTTTCTATCATTTGGAGCCACCAAATGCTTACTCTTCTCTTGCTCAATCCGAAGCACCTCATGGTTACCGCCCGATTGCGATACTTGCATCACACATGGCGCAGAACATGGAATCAAAGCAGTATGGCCACGTTCAGATGGCAAGCCCAGCATCAGGAAGTGTCCCCCTAAGAACTTCTCTGCATGCAGGTATCCCTAACTTGGTGGTTCTCCAACAAAACAGTAGTGTCTTCAAGCACCATCCTCATGATCACTAG